One window of Silurus meridionalis isolate SWU-2019-XX chromosome 9, ASM1480568v1, whole genome shotgun sequence genomic DNA carries:
- the med16 gene encoding mediator of RNA polymerase II transcription subunit 16 — MMDVVYVCEWEKRTKSNHCPSIPLVCAWSCRNLIAFTTDLKNEDEDKDLSHMIHIIDSEHPWDVYSINSGHTEVISCLEWDQSGSRLLSADGDGQIKCWAMSEHLVNSWECTQSSSVDGEPIVALSWLHNGVKLALHVEKSGSTNFGEKFSRVKFSPSLTLFGGKPMEGWLAVTVSGLVSVSLLKPNGALLSASESLSRLRGRVALADIAFTGGGNIVVATTDGSSSSPVQFYKVCVSVVSEKCRIDTELLPSLFMRCTTDPVRRAKYPAVTHLKFLTRENSEQVLLCASSQMGSIVECWSLRKEGLPVNNIFQHRSPVVGEKQPMILKWRILSTTSDLDRVSAVALPKLPISISNTDLKVASDTKFCPGLGLALAFHDGTIQILHRLSLQTMGVFPGTSSTSQRVGDEPAIKRQRTGGPMVHFKALQFSWTSLALVGVDNLGKLHMIRVSPSMGQMLDMNILLRHLLFLLEYCMVTGYDWWDVLLHVQHSMVHNLVEKLHEEYMRQNQALQQVLSTRIVAVKASLCKLSLATAARACDFYAKLLLIAISSTLKSLLRPHVLNTPDKSPGDRLAEICNKNLDTDIDKVMINLKTEEFVLDGPPLQSLQQLIQWVGDFVLYLLANLPNQGSTVRPGFGFLRDGPSLGMLREMMVMIRIWGLLKPGCLPIYTATSDNQDSMSLLFRLLTKLWLCSRDESHPQEPDETLLDECCLLPSQLLVPSMDWLPINDGVITKIQSKHHLRLQFGKPYTLPGLNPNSQMELFSRNPASQRMDNLRCLHMGIRPTEDSKACTRCGCVTMLRSPNKTNAMKQWEQRWIKNCLCGGLWRKIPNCVG, encoded by the exons ATGATggatgttgtgtatgtgtgtgagtgggagAAGAGAACCAAGAGCAACCACTGTCCATCAATCCCCCTGGTGTGTGCGTGGTCCTGCAGGAACCTCATCGCCTTCACCACTGACCTGAAAAATGAAGATGAAGacaaag ATCTCAGTCATATGATCCATATCATCGATTCTGAACATCCCTGGGACGTCTACTCCATCAACTCTGGTCATACAGAAGTTATCTCCTGCCTTGAATGGGACCAGTCAG GGTCCAGACTGCTCTCTGCAGATGGAGATGGACAGATCAAGTGCTGGGCGATGTCGGAGCACCTGGTGAACAGCTGGGAATGTACTCAGAGCAGCTCGGTTGATGGAGAACCTATCGTGGCTCTGTCATGGCTGCACAATGGAGTGAAGCTCGCGCTGCATGTAGAGAAG TCCGGGTCCACCAACTTTGGAGAAAAGTTCTCACGGGTGAagttctctccctctctcactctttttggGGGAAAACCGATGGAGGGCTGGTTGGCAGTGACGGTGAGCGGGTTGGTCAGCGTGTCCCTGTTGAAGCCGAACGGCGCTTTGCTGTCAGCCAGCGAGAGTCTGAGCCGCCTGCGTGGGCGCGTGGCCCTGGCCGACATCGCGTTCACAGGCGGCGGGAACATCGTGGTGGCTACGACCGACGGCAGCAGCTCTTCACCCGTGCAGTTCTACAAGGTGTGCGTGAGCGTGGTGAGCGAGAAGTGCCGCATCGACACCGAGCTCCTGCCCTCGCTCTTCATGCGCTGCACCACCGACCCCGTGCGCCGCGCCAAGTACCCTGCTGTCACACACCTCAAGTTCCTCACGCGGGAGAACTCAGAGCAG GTGCTGCTTTGTGCATCCAGTCAGATGGGAAGCATCGTAGAGTGCTGGTCTTTACGGAAAGAAGGACTTCCGGTCAACAATATATTCCAGCACCGTTCACCTGTTG TCGGAGAAAAGCAGCCGATGATTCTGAAGTGGCGAATCCTTTCAACCACGAGTGACCTGGACCGTGTTTCTGCAGTGGCGCTGCCCAAACTGCCCATCTCGATTTCCAACACGGACCTTAAAGTGGCCTCGGACACAAAGTTCTGCCCGGGTCTCG GTCTGGCTTTGGCCTTCCACGATGGCACGATTCAAATACTCCATCGTCTGTCTCTCCAAACCATGGGGGTGTTCCCTGGGACTTCCAGCACTTCTCAGCGTGTAGGGGACGAGCCGGCGATTAAACGCCAGAGAACCGGAGGCCCCATGGTGCACTTCAAAGCTCTGCAGTTCTCCTGGACGTCCCTGGCTCTGGTTGGAGTAGATAACCTTGGAAAG CTGCACATGATCCGCGTGTCCCCCTCCATGGGCCAGATGTTGGACATGAACATTCTGCTACGCCACCTACTGTTCCTGCTGGAGTACTGCATGGTGACAGGGTACGACTGGTGGGATGTGCTGCTGCATGTGCAACACAGCATGGTGCATAACTTGGTAGAGAAGCTGCACGAAGAGTACATGAGGCAGAATCAGGCCTTACAGCAG GTTCTCTCCACTCGAATCGTAGCCGTAAAGGCCTCCCTGTGCAAGCTGTCTTTAGCCACCGCGGCCCGCGCATGCGACTTCTACGCCAAGCTGCTCCTCATCGCCATCAGCTCCACGCTGAAATCTCTGCTGAGGCCTCACGTTCTTAACACACCAGACAAGAGCCCAGGAGATCGTCTGGCCGAGATCTGCAACAAGAATCTGGACACTG ATATTGACAAGGTGATGATCAACCTGAAGACGGAGGAGTTTGTTCTGGATGGACCTCCGCTCCAGTCCCTGCAGCAGCTCATTCAGTGGGTGGGAGACTTTGTGTTGTATCTGCTGGCCAACCTGCCCAACCAG GGCTCCACAGTGCGTCCAGGTTTCGGTTTCCTGCGTGACGGACCCTCCCTGGGCATGCTGAGGGAGATGATGGTCATGATACGCATCTGGGGCCTACTGAAGCCCGGGTGTCTGCCCATCTACACAGCCACATCAGACAACCAGGACAGCATGTCTCTGCTTTTCCGCCTCCTCACTAAACTCTGGCTCTGCT CGCGAGACGAAAGTCATCCTCAGGAGCCGGACGAGACGCTGCTGGACGAGTGCTGTCTGCTGCCCAGCCAGCTGCTCGTGCCCAGCATGGACTGGCTTCCCATCAACGATGGCGTCATTACCAAGATCCAGAGCAAGCACCATTTACGCCTGCAGTTTGGAAAACCCTACACCCTCCCCGGACTCAACCCCAACTCTCAGATGGAGCTTTTCTCCAG GAATCCAGCATCTCAGAGGATGGATAATCTCCGCTGTTTACACATGGGCATCCGTCCCACGGAGGACAGCAAGGCCTGCACCAG GTGCGGCTGTGTTACGATGCTGCGCTCTCCGAACAAGACCAACGCCATGAAGCAGTGGGAGCAGCGCTGGATAAAGAACTGTCTGTGTGGGGGTCTGTGGAGGAAGATCCCGAACTGTGTGGGCTGA
- the plppr3b gene encoding LOW QUALITY PROTEIN: phospholipid phosphatase-related protein type 3 (The sequence of the model RefSeq protein was modified relative to this genomic sequence to represent the inferred CDS: inserted 1 base in 1 codon) — MMMPARETTKKKPPKDSLTLLPCFYFVELPIVASSMVSLYFLELTDVLQPAQVGFRCHDRSLSMPYVESGEELIPLLMLLSLAFAGPAASIMIGEGIAYCMQSRLKIGPGNEGSINAGGCXFNSFLRRTVRFVGVHVFGLCATALVTDVIQIATGYHTPFFLTVCKPNYTFPGVSCDKNPYITKDICSGHDQHAILSARKTFPSQHATLSSFAAVYISMYFNSTISDSTKLLKPVLVFAFAIAAALTGLTQITQYRSHPIDVYVGFCIGAGIAVYLAFYAVSNFRPVQDTIPVLPPPPPKDALRALAQRGHDSVYNKAHASESNEEITSPSSLDGLNRPIQREKASLGSLKRASVDVELLAPRSPMGKETMVTFSNTLPRATAAGPEEPTRRLVTVPVPVDPMRSHQLVSEWKQKSLEMRSASLQSEEGSKESSDFGEDTTEEESAPSTLYSASVPHPTKSPNPPAGARVVMPPKPPVPPPVSPKSASTRAKWQSITEKSGANIPGALRATNQPRIMQVIAMSKQQGLLSSTPKSSEASSSSATSSITGTESPPYRPPSERDSSSGIITVDAHATHHPVVHMVSNPANPWEWRGTSDGNMTESYELNDLNREGSRGYRQVKNSSLCSSASEADLDSLKPFQTPQPSQPLQLPKLDQTMEGRSLRCKTPLVLIDRENPQNHQENFYKKLQSGRRYKE, encoded by the exons ATGATGATGCCTGCACGGGAAACCACCAAGAAGAAACCACCCAAAGACAGCTTAACGTTATTACCCTGTTTCTATTTCGTAGAG CTGCCCATCGTGGCTTCCTCTATGGTCTCTCTGTACTTCCTGGAGCTGACGGATGTGCTGCAGCCGGCGCAGGTGGGTTTCCGCTGCCATGATCGCTCGCTCAGCATGCCCTACGTGGAGAGCGGAGAAGAACTCATCCCCCTGCTGATGCTGCTCAGTCTCGCCTTCGCCGGCCCCGCTGCTTCT ATTATGATTGGAGAAGGTATCGCCTACTGCATGCAGTCCAGACTCAAGATCGGACCTGGGAATGAGGGAAGCATCAATGCTGGTGGAT AATTTAACTCCTTCCTCCGCAGAACTGTGCGGTTTGTTG GTGTTCACGTGTTCGGACTTTGTGCCACAGCACTGGTCACTGACGTCATCCAAATAGCCACTGGTTACCACACGCCCTTCTTTCTGACCGTATGCAAACCCAATTACACTTTTCCTGGAGTCTCCTGTGACAAAAACCCTTACATCACTAAAGACATCTGCTCTGGCCATGACCAGCACGCCATCCTCTCGGCCAG GAAAACCTTTCCTTCCCAGCATGCAACTCTTTCTTCCTTTGCTGCTGTTTATATTTCA ATGTACTTCAACTCCACTATCTCAGACAGCACCAAGCTGTTGAAACCCGTGTTGGTGTTCGCCTTCGCCATCGCCGCCGCCCTGACGGGACTCACGCAGATCACGCAGTACCGCAGCCACCCCATCGACGTCTACGTGGGCTTCTGCATCGGCGCCGGCATCGCCGTGTACCTG GCGTTCTACGCTGTTTCTAACTTCAGACCGGTGCAGGACACCATCCCCGTCCTGCCCCCGCCCCCTCCGAAGGATGCCCTGCGAGCTCTCGCCCAGAGAGGCCACGATTCGGTTTACAATAAAGCCCATGCCTCTGAGAGCAACGAAGAGATCACGTCACCATCTTCCTTGGACGGCTTGAACCGCCCCATCCAGCGCGAGAAGGCATCGCTGGGCAGCTTGAAGCGAGCCAGCGTAGACGTCGAGCTCCTTGCGCCCCGTAGCCCTATGGGTAAGGAGACGATGGTGACGTTCAGCAACACTTTACCCCGTGCTACAGCTGCAGGCCCTGAGGAACCTACACGCCGTCTGGTAACGGTGCCTGTACCTGTGGACCCAATGCGCTCGCACCAGCTGGTCTCTGAATGGAAGCAGAAGTCCTTGGAGATGCGCAGTGCAAGTCTGCAGAGCGAAGAGGGCAGTAAAGAGTCCTCTGACTTTGGTGAAGACACCACTGAGGAAGAGAGTGCGCCTTCTACACTATACAGTGCCTCCGTACCACATCCCACCAAGTCGCCCAATCCGCCAGCTGGAGCAAGAGTAGTGATGCCCCCCAAACCACCAGTTCCTCCCCCGGTGTCTCCAAAGAGTGCGAGCACCCGTGCTAAGTGGCAGTCCATCACAGAGAAGAGTGGGGCCAATATTCCAGGTGCCCTCAGGGCAACAAATCAACCTCGCATTATGCAAGTTATCGCGATGTCCAAGCAGCAGGGTCTTCTGTCCAGCACGCCCAAATCCTCTGaggcctcctcctcctctgccaCCTCATCTATCACAGGCACTGAGTCACCTCCCTATCGGCCACCATCTGAACGTGACAGCAGCTCTGGTATCATCACAGTAGATGCCCATGCCACCCATCACCCTGTAGTCCACATGGTCTCCAACCCTGCCAATCCCTGGGAGTGGAGAGGAACCTCCGATGGGAACATGACTGAGTCATATGAACTCAACGACCTGAACCGTGAGGGCTCTAGAGGATATCGTCAGGTCAAGAACAGCTCACTGTGCTCCTCAGCCAGTGAGGCTGACCTCGATTCCCTCAAGCCTTTTCAAACCCCTCAGCCTTCTCAACCGCTCCAGCTCCCGAAGCTTGACCAAACCATGGAGGGACGCAGTCTGCGCTGCAAAACCCCTCTGGTGCTTATCGATCGGGAGAACCCACAGAACCATCAGGAGAACTTCTACAAAAAGCTGCAGAGTGGAAGACGTTATAAAGAGTGA